In Synergistaceae bacterium, a single genomic region encodes these proteins:
- a CDS encoding YebC/PmpR family DNA-binding transcriptional regulator, whose amino-acid sequence MAGHSKWANIKRRKGAQDAKRGNLFQKLVKAIIVAAREGGPDPAMNMRLKAAIDRAKAASVPNDNIIRGIKRGTGELEGGQLEEIVYEAYGPNGVAILLEVLTDNRNRTASEMRALLTRNGGNLGESGSVAWMFERKGVVEVTGKDIDEEELMTVALYSGAEDMQEEGDGFIIHSEPGAFGGIKEALETAGYVVERAETEMISSNTVLVDDAEKAGRVLRLMDLLEEHDDVQNAYSNFDIPDEIMESLDD is encoded by the coding sequence TTGGCGGGCCATTCTAAATGGGCGAATATAAAGCGCAGGAAAGGGGCTCAGGACGCTAAGAGGGGCAACCTCTTCCAGAAACTTGTCAAGGCCATAATAGTCGCGGCGAGGGAGGGCGGCCCGGATCCGGCCATGAACATGCGTCTCAAGGCGGCGATAGACCGGGCCAAGGCAGCCAGCGTCCCCAACGACAATATCATAAGAGGAATAAAGAGAGGCACCGGGGAGCTGGAGGGCGGGCAGCTCGAGGAGATCGTCTACGAGGCGTACGGTCCCAACGGCGTCGCCATACTGCTCGAGGTCCTCACGGACAACAGAAACAGGACCGCCTCCGAGATGAGGGCCCTGTTGACGAGGAACGGCGGCAACCTGGGCGAGTCAGGGAGCGTGGCGTGGATGTTCGAGCGCAAGGGCGTAGTGGAGGTCACGGGCAAGGATATAGACGAGGAAGAGCTGATGACCGTGGCTCTCTACTCGGGCGCCGAAGATATGCAGGAGGAGGGCGACGGCTTTATCATCCACTCCGAGCCGGGTGCCTTCGGCGGGATCAAGGAGGCCCTGGAAACGGCGGGGTACGTGGTGGAGAGAGCCGAGACGGAGATGATCTCCAGCAATACGGTCCTGGTCGACGATGCCGAGAAGGCCGGGAGAGTGCTGCGCCTGATGGACCTCCTGGAGGAGCACGACGACGTCCAGAACGCCTACAGCAACTTCGACATACCGGACGAGATAATGGAAAGCCTGGACGATTGA